A stretch of the Ornithodoros turicata isolate Travis chromosome 4, ASM3712646v1, whole genome shotgun sequence genome encodes the following:
- the LOC135393555 gene encoding alpha-(1,3)-fucosyltransferase C-like, whose protein sequence is MKKNSKKWCLLVGVFLSFSLIYTFLTRLTRHTVTIATDPMTILLWTKWCGKTSYPYFPEDIVDETCPYSCIYTRDRRNIYTSGAVLFHGKDMSLEDMPVYRHPDQRWIFFSLEPPTHMASAILDRLRGIFNVTLTYRLDSDVPSQYGYTFEPRRAKPRKPKATNKTGFAAWFVSNCKTQSRRESYVAELRKTVPVDVYGRCGNLTCEPKASDTCYQKIANKYYFYLAFENSICTDYATEKFYRPLKYDIVPVVLGGANYTSVAPRMSYINALDFDSPAELGRYLSYVAGDRDAFQSYLTWKSKYRLKYENLACKLCTKMHSLHASGKLFTYYDFKKWLYEDARCRSWERSQP, encoded by the coding sequence ATGAAGAAGAACTCCAAGAAATGGTGTCTGCTCGTCGGGGTATTCCTATCCTTCTCTCTCATTTACACCTTTCTCACTCGCCTGACACGCCATACAGTTACCATAGCAACCGACCCCATGACCATCCTCCTGTGGACGAAATGGTGCGGCAAGACATCCTACCCTTACTTCCCAGAGGACATAGTCGACGAGACCTGTCCTTATTCGTGCATCTATACCAGAGACCGCCGCAACATTTACACTAGCGGCGCTGTTTTGTTTCACGGGAAGGACATGTCGTTAGAGGACATGCCAGTGTATCGACATCCCGACCAGCGTTGGATCTTTTTCAGCCTGGAACCTCCGACCCACATGGCGTCCGCCATCCTGGACCGTCTGCGAGGAATCTTCAACGTCACCCTAACGTACCGTCTCGATTCCGACGTCCCGTCTCAGTACGGGTACACATTCGAGCCAAGACGAGCCAAGCCGCGAAAGCCTAAGGCGACCAACAAAACGGGATTCGCGGCGTGGTTCGTATCCAATTGCAAGACGCAAAGCCGTCGGGAAAGTTACGTTGCGGAACTGAGGAAGACCGTTCCCGTAGACGTGTACGGGCGCTGCGGCAATCTGACGTGCGAACCAAAAGCGTCCGATACGTGTTACCAGAAGATAGCCAACAAGTACTACTTCTATTTGGCCTTCGAGAACTCCATCTGCACGGACTATGCCACCGAAAAGTTCTATAGGCCTCTGAAATACGACATCGTTCCCGTTGTACTAGGTGGCGCCAACTACACGTCCGTTGCACCCCGTATGTCTTATATTAATGCTCTGGACTTTGATTCTCCCGCGGAACTGGGCAGATATCTCTCGTACGTTGCCGGAGACCGCGACGCTTTCCAGTCGTACTTGACGTGGAAAAGTAAGTATCGGTTAAAGTACGAGAATCTGGCCTGCAAGCTGTGTACAAAGATGCATAGTCTTCACGCGTCTGGGAAACTATTCACGTATTACGATTTTAAAAAGTGGCTCTACGAGGACGCCCGTTGTAGATCGTGGGAGAGGTCCCAGccgtga